The sequence CGCCTGCACGGCGGTGTTCAGGCGGTGCCGCGGTTCTTGCCCTGCCACGGCAGGTACCAGCGGCGAATCGCGGCCATGTCGGCGGCGTCATCGCCGGTGGTGTGGAACAGCGGCCCCAGGCCGATGACCTTGTCCGGGTAGTGGAAGTAGGCCGGCATGATCGGCACCTCGGCCAGCCGGGCGATCTTCAGGAAGCCGCCCTTCCATTCCTTGACCGGCTTGCGCGTGCCTTCCGGCGCGATCGTGTACCACATGCGCTCGGTGTTGCGCAGCAGCTCCACCGCCTGGCCGACGGTGCCCTGCGGCGAACTGCGGTCCAGCGGGATCACGCCCAGCGAGCGCAGCAGCGGCGCCAGTGGCCACCAGAACAGCTGCGCCTTGCCGAGCACGCGGATTTCCACGCCCATCGCGATCTTGGCCGCCAGCCCCCAGAACCCATCCCAATTGGACGAATGCGGCGCGGCGATCACCACCAGTCGCGGCTCGTCGGGAATCTGCCCGACCACGCGCCAGCCGCCCAGCCGCAGCACGGTGCGGCCGAACCAACGGGTAAAGGCATTCGGCTTGACCCGCGGCATGTTCGGGGGCAAGTCCGGCAGCAACGGCTTCCGGTCGTTCAAGCAGTCAGTCCCAGTTTCTTTGCGTGCGACCGCGCTTGATCTGCGAACGTTCGCGTTTGGCATCCAGACGGCGCAATTTTGAGCCATGGGTGGGCTTGGTCGCCACTCGCGCCTTGGGCACGCTCAGCCCGGCCTGGATGAAATG is a genomic window of Stenotrophomonas sp. Marseille-Q4652 containing:
- a CDS encoding lysophospholipid acyltransferase family protein yields the protein MPRVKPNAFTRWFGRTVLRLGGWRVVGQIPDEPRLVVIAAPHSSNWDGFWGLAAKIAMGVEIRVLGKAQLFWWPLAPLLRSLGVIPLDRSSPQGTVGQAVELLRNTERMWYTIAPEGTRKPVKEWKGGFLKIARLAEVPIMPAYFHYPDKVIGLGPLFHTTGDDAADMAAIRRWYLPWQGKNRGTA